In Lysinibacillus sp. FSL M8-0337, the following proteins share a genomic window:
- the gcvPB gene encoding aminomethyl-transferring glycine dehydrogenase subunit GcvPB produces the protein MHNENQSLIFEITKEGRVGYSLEALDVPEIDLADLLPANCIREEAAELPEVSELDIMRHYTALSRRNHGVDSGFYPLGSCTMKYNPKINESVARLSGFANVHPLQDESTVQGAMELLYELQTSLVEITGMDEVTLQPAAGAHGEWTALMMIRAFHEANGEGHRNKVIVPDSAHGTNPASATVAGFETITVKSDENGLVDIEDLRKVVGPDTAALMLTNPNTLGLFEENIIEMAELIHEVGGKVYYDGANLNAVMSKARPGDMGFDCVHLNLHKTFTGPHGGGGPGSGPVGVKADLIPFLPKPVLVRTEDGTYHFDYERPQSIGRVKPYYGNFGINVRAYTYIRTMGPDGLKAVTEYAVLNANYMMRRLEPFYDLPYNRHCKHEFVLSGRRQKKLGVRTLDIAKRLLDFGYHPPTTYFPLNVEEALMIEPTETESKETLDAFCDIMIQIAKEAEENPSIVQEAPHTTVVSRLDETRAARTPVLRYQKA, from the coding sequence ATGCATAACGAAAATCAATCACTCATTTTTGAAATTACAAAAGAAGGTCGCGTAGGGTATAGCTTAGAAGCGTTAGATGTACCAGAAATCGATCTTGCGGATTTACTTCCTGCAAACTGTATTCGTGAAGAAGCGGCGGAGTTACCAGAAGTTTCTGAGCTTGATATTATGCGTCATTATACAGCATTATCTCGTCGTAACCACGGTGTAGACTCTGGCTTCTATCCACTTGGTTCATGTACGATGAAGTATAATCCAAAAATCAATGAGTCAGTGGCACGTCTATCTGGCTTTGCCAATGTACACCCATTACAAGATGAATCTACAGTTCAAGGTGCAATGGAACTTCTTTATGAACTGCAAACGTCTTTAGTCGAAATTACAGGGATGGATGAAGTCACATTACAACCAGCGGCAGGTGCGCATGGTGAATGGACAGCATTAATGATGATTCGTGCTTTCCATGAAGCAAACGGCGAAGGACATCGTAATAAAGTCATCGTTCCTGACTCTGCACACGGTACAAATCCAGCATCAGCAACAGTTGCAGGCTTTGAAACAATTACAGTTAAATCTGATGAAAACGGCTTAGTCGATATCGAGGATTTACGTAAAGTAGTAGGGCCAGACACAGCAGCATTAATGTTAACAAACCCAAATACACTAGGTCTATTCGAAGAAAATATTATCGAAATGGCAGAGCTTATTCATGAAGTTGGCGGGAAAGTATACTACGATGGCGCTAACTTAAATGCCGTAATGAGTAAAGCACGTCCTGGCGATATGGGCTTTGACTGTGTACACTTAAACTTACACAAAACATTTACAGGTCCACACGGTGGCGGTGGTCCAGGTTCAGGTCCAGTAGGCGTAAAGGCTGATTTAATCCCATTCCTACCAAAACCAGTTCTTGTCCGTACAGAAGATGGCACATACCACTTCGATTACGAGCGCCCACAGTCCATTGGTCGCGTAAAACCTTACTATGGCAACTTCGGCATTAACGTACGTGCGTATACGTATATCCGTACGATGGGTCCTGATGGCTTAAAAGCTGTTACCGAATATGCTGTACTCAACGCAAACTACATGATGCGTCGCCTAGAGCCATTCTACGACCTACCATATAACCGTCATTGCAAGCATGAATTTGTATTATCTGGTCGTCGTCAAAAGAAACTGGGCGTTCGTACATTAGATATCGCAAAACGTCTGTTAGACTTCGGCTACCATCCACCAACAACGTACTTCCCACTCAATGTGGAAGAAGCGTTAATGATCGAGCCTACAGAAACAGAATCAAAAGAAACATTAGATGCTTTCTGCGACATTATGATTCAAATCGCCAAAGAAGCAGAAGAAAACCCATCGATCGTACAAGAAGCACCACATACAACAGTCGTATCTCGTCTAGACGAAACGCGCGCTGCTCGTACACCAGTGCTTCGTTATCAAAAAGCATAA
- the gcvPA gene encoding aminomethyl-transferring glycine dehydrogenase subunit GcvPA yields the protein MKHRYLPMTEQDKQDMLDVVGVSSVDELFEDIPEKVRFKGLYDIKEAKSESALLKELSALAAKNKDTNANVSFLGAGVYNHYKPIIVDHVISRSEFYTAYTPYQPEISQGELQAIFEFQTMIAELTGMDLANSSMYDGGTALAEAGMLAAGHTRRKKILVSETVHPEYRDVVATYAYGQSIDIVTIPHKDGVTDVEALKELIDENTAAVIAQYPNFFGQVEDLQVIGDIAHDAKSLFVVSSNPLALGILTPPGKLGADICVGDAQVFGIAESFGGPHCGFFAVTTKLMRKVPGRLVGETVDGEGRRGYVLTLQAREQHIRRDKATSNICSNQALLALAASVAMTALGKQGVREMAMQNIAKTRYAKNAFEAAGFTVAFQGAHFNEIVVKTNKCVKEINKGLLEKGIIGGYPLGQTYDSLKQHVLIAVTELRTKEEIDALVAEMGALNA from the coding sequence ATGAAACATCGTTATTTACCAATGACGGAGCAAGACAAACAAGACATGTTAGACGTAGTTGGTGTATCGTCAGTCGATGAGTTATTCGAGGATATTCCTGAAAAAGTACGTTTCAAAGGCCTTTATGATATTAAAGAAGCAAAATCAGAATCAGCACTTTTAAAAGAGTTATCGGCACTCGCTGCAAAAAATAAAGATACAAATGCGAACGTATCATTTTTAGGTGCAGGTGTCTACAATCACTATAAACCGATTATCGTAGACCATGTCATTTCTCGTTCAGAATTTTATACAGCCTATACTCCGTACCAACCTGAAATTTCACAAGGGGAATTACAAGCGATTTTTGAATTCCAAACAATGATCGCGGAGCTTACAGGCATGGATCTTGCCAACTCTTCTATGTATGACGGCGGAACAGCACTGGCTGAAGCAGGGATGCTAGCTGCAGGTCATACACGTCGTAAGAAAATTTTAGTATCTGAAACGGTTCACCCTGAATATCGTGATGTCGTTGCTACATATGCATACGGTCAATCAATTGACATCGTTACAATTCCTCATAAAGATGGTGTCACAGATGTAGAAGCTTTAAAAGAGCTGATTGATGAAAATACAGCGGCTGTTATTGCACAGTATCCAAACTTCTTCGGTCAAGTAGAAGATTTACAAGTTATCGGAGATATTGCACATGATGCGAAAAGTTTATTTGTTGTATCATCTAACCCACTTGCACTAGGAATTTTGACACCACCAGGTAAGCTTGGTGCCGATATTTGCGTTGGCGATGCACAAGTATTTGGTATTGCGGAAAGCTTCGGCGGTCCACACTGTGGATTCTTCGCTGTGACAACAAAATTAATGCGTAAAGTGCCTGGTCGTCTTGTTGGGGAAACAGTAGATGGTGAAGGTCGTCGTGGTTATGTGTTAACACTACAAGCGCGTGAACAGCATATTCGTCGCGACAAAGCAACATCGAATATTTGTTCAAACCAAGCGCTGTTAGCTCTAGCAGCATCTGTTGCGATGACTGCTTTAGGCAAGCAAGGCGTACGCGAAATGGCCATGCAAAATATTGCGAAAACACGCTACGCAAAAAATGCTTTTGAAGCGGCAGGCTTTACAGTGGCATTCCAAGGTGCACACTTTAACGAAATCGTTGTAAAAACAAATAAATGCGTGAAAGAAATCAACAAAGGCTTACTTGAAAAAGGCATTATCGGCGGTTATCCATTAGGTCAAACATACGATTCACTGAAGCAACATGTACTAATCGCTGTCACAGAATTACGCACGAAGGAAGAAATTGATGCACTTGTTGCAGAAATGGGGGCTCTCAATGCATAA
- the gcvT gene encoding glycine cleavage system aminomethyltransferase GcvT, whose amino-acid sequence MTNELKRTPLFDEYAKYGGKTIDFGGWELPVQFTSIKEEHDAVRNRAGLFDVSHMGEILVTGPDALAFLQNLLSNDIAKIATGQAQYNAMCYEDGGVVDDLLTYKLADNHYLLCVNAANIEKDFDWMMENQHQYDVTIDNQSEAFAQIALQGPLAEELLQSLTATDVSAIKYFRFQEHVDIAGHKALVSRSGYTGEDGFELYGAPADIKALWAIILDAGKDKGVVPAGLGCRDTLRFEAGLPLYGQELSATISPLEAGIGFAVKLNKDDFIGHDALVAQKENGLARKIVGIEMIDKGIPRHGYKVFKDGQEIGEVTTGTQLPSSKRNVGNALIDSQFATIGTELEIEIRGKHLKVVTVETPFYKRSK is encoded by the coding sequence ATGACGAATGAATTAAAACGTACACCTCTATTTGACGAATACGCAAAGTATGGTGGTAAAACAATTGACTTCGGTGGATGGGAATTACCAGTACAATTTACTTCTATAAAAGAAGAACATGATGCAGTGCGTAATCGTGCAGGCTTATTTGATGTGTCTCATATGGGCGAAATTTTAGTAACAGGTCCAGATGCACTAGCGTTTTTACAAAATCTTTTGTCCAATGACATCGCTAAAATTGCTACTGGTCAAGCGCAATACAATGCAATGTGCTATGAAGATGGTGGCGTTGTCGATGATTTATTAACTTACAAACTTGCAGATAATCATTATTTACTATGTGTCAACGCAGCCAATATTGAAAAAGACTTTGATTGGATGATGGAAAATCAACATCAGTATGATGTCACAATTGACAATCAATCCGAAGCATTTGCACAAATCGCTTTACAAGGACCACTTGCAGAAGAGCTTCTTCAATCATTAACGGCTACGGATGTAAGTGCGATTAAATATTTCCGCTTCCAAGAGCATGTTGACATTGCAGGACATAAAGCGTTAGTCTCTCGCAGTGGTTACACGGGTGAAGATGGTTTTGAGTTATACGGTGCTCCAGCGGATATTAAAGCTCTTTGGGCTATTATTTTAGATGCAGGAAAAGACAAAGGCGTTGTGCCAGCAGGCTTAGGTTGCCGTGATACATTGCGCTTTGAAGCGGGTCTGCCACTTTATGGGCAGGAACTTTCTGCTACAATTTCACCACTTGAAGCGGGCATTGGCTTTGCTGTGAAATTGAATAAAGATGACTTCATTGGGCATGATGCGTTAGTGGCTCAAAAAGAGAATGGTTTAGCGCGTAAAATTGTCGGTATTGAAATGATTGATAAAGGGATTCCACGTCATGGTTACAAAGTGTTCAAGGATGGTCAAGAAATCGGTGAAGTGACAACAGGTACACAGCTTCCTTCTTCAAAACGTAATGTTGGTAACGCCTTAATTGACAGCCAATTCGCAACTATCGGAACAGAATTGGAAATCGAAATTCGTGGTAAGCACTTAAAGGTAGTAACAGTTGAAACACCGTTTTACAAGCGTTCAAAATAA
- a CDS encoding shikimate kinase: MRKIYLVGFMGCGKSALGRRLSYLLKLPYYDMDHEIVRQQGMTIPQIFEKYGEARFREIETEFLKNFRDEACIISTGGGVAINGENRKIMRRSGLVFFLDATFDDIYKRIQHDPNRPIVQSSTKEELEELYHYRRKFYRDAGHIQVLTEGRTIRHILEYLVFQVKRLKSER, from the coding sequence ATGCGAAAAATATATTTAGTTGGCTTTATGGGCTGCGGGAAGAGTGCGTTAGGTAGACGGTTAAGCTATTTATTAAAATTACCCTACTATGATATGGATCATGAAATTGTCAGACAGCAGGGAATGACGATTCCACAAATTTTTGAGAAGTATGGAGAGGCTCGTTTCCGTGAAATAGAAACGGAATTTTTGAAAAATTTCCGCGACGAGGCATGTATTATCTCTACAGGTGGCGGTGTAGCGATAAATGGGGAAAACCGAAAAATTATGAGACGCAGTGGACTTGTATTCTTTTTAGATGCGACATTCGATGATATTTATAAACGAATACAGCATGATCCAAATCGACCAATAGTACAAAGCTCGACCAAGGAAGAGTTAGAGGAGCTGTATCATTACAGAAGAAAGTTTTATCGCGATGCAGGACATATTCAAGTGCTGACAGAAGGTAGAACGATTCGGCATATTCTAGAGTATTTAGTATTTCAAGTAAAAAGATTAAAAAGCGAACGATGA
- the comGF gene encoding competence type IV pilus minor pilin ComGF — MNDKGYTLLEALIQMVVFVLVCHVFILIILWALTIKTSIMTDEHSKWELFVFEMSTNLANATSLSVRQNQRTIMLQTANTWQYFDCYHNMIRQRVNGGHVPMLVGINNCQFQMSGNELTIAVEFPSGLKKERTYFVPIIEK; from the coding sequence ATGAACGACAAAGGATATACTTTATTGGAAGCACTGATTCAAATGGTCGTCTTTGTGCTCGTTTGCCATGTTTTCATCTTGATTATTCTGTGGGCTCTTACAATCAAAACTTCTATCATGACGGATGAACATTCAAAATGGGAGTTATTTGTTTTCGAAATGAGTACGAATTTGGCCAATGCTACTTCCTTATCGGTAAGGCAAAATCAAAGAACGATCATGCTTCAAACAGCCAATACATGGCAGTATTTTGACTGCTATCATAATATGATTCGACAAAGAGTGAATGGTGGTCATGTCCCGATGCTTGTGGGGATAAACAATTGCCAGTTTCAAATGAGTGGCAATGAACTGACAATCGCTGTCGAATTTCCAAGCGGTTTAAAGAAGGAGCGGACCTATTTTGTACCAATTATTGAAAAATGA
- a CDS encoding type II secretion system protein — translation MNEMGYSFVETIVSVVIVMLLCSTLIPISYTMKTTLYHQKLEVAAAETAYEGLKQYRYFQQVAGVKTIDDVEYHWLFDGQKICVTFQNTRELREKCIELAGEIR, via the coding sequence ATGAATGAAATGGGCTACTCCTTTGTTGAAACAATTGTTTCTGTTGTTATTGTAATGCTGTTATGCTCGACGTTAATTCCGATTAGCTACACAATGAAAACAACCCTCTATCATCAAAAGCTTGAAGTTGCCGCTGCCGAAACGGCTTATGAAGGATTAAAGCAATATCGTTATTTCCAGCAAGTCGCAGGAGTAAAAACGATTGACGATGTAGAGTATCATTGGCTATTTGATGGACAGAAAATATGTGTCACATTTCAAAATACAAGAGAACTGCGTGAAAAGTGTATTGAATTAGCAGGTGAAATTCGATGA
- the comGD gene encoding competence type IV pilus minor pilin ComGD: MNRIKNEQGYTLLEMVMVLFIVMSLTAIVTKLSVKVAEAKEVERFFMQMQLDLHYLQTYSMHHKDYIFIKFEPHLQRYSIKKDFFTTVYTRPFPKGVELLTEGTNVYTVRFNFIGNMMTPGTLYFHTPQGLKKVVITLGRGRMRVE; the protein is encoded by the coding sequence ATGAATCGCATTAAAAATGAACAAGGTTATACGCTGCTTGAAATGGTCATGGTGTTATTTATAGTAATGTCATTAACGGCTATTGTGACAAAATTATCAGTGAAAGTAGCTGAAGCAAAAGAAGTGGAACGCTTTTTTATGCAAATGCAATTAGATCTTCACTATTTGCAAACGTATAGTATGCACCACAAGGATTATATATTTATCAAATTTGAACCACACTTACAACGTTACAGTATTAAAAAAGATTTTTTTACAACAGTATATACTCGCCCCTTTCCAAAAGGGGTAGAACTATTGACAGAGGGGACAAACGTTTATACTGTGCGCTTTAACTTTATCGGTAATATGATGACGCCAGGGACACTTTATTTTCATACACCTCAGGGGCTTAAAAAAGTAGTCATAACGCTAGGACGAGGGAGAATGAGAGTCGAATGA
- the comGC gene encoding competence type IV pilus major pilin ComGC: MKHIQQEAGFTLIEMLIVLLIISVLILITIPNVTKHFATIDEKGCAAYISMVQGQVEAYRVDFMEYPSLDDLVAKGYLKEQGTTCPNKEKIVITTKGEVQLAKKSSTAEVDGQ; encoded by the coding sequence ATGAAACATATACAACAAGAAGCTGGATTTACTTTAATTGAAATGTTAATTGTTCTGTTAATTATTTCCGTTTTAATACTTATTACAATTCCGAATGTTACAAAACATTTTGCGACGATTGATGAAAAAGGATGTGCTGCATATATATCGATGGTACAAGGACAAGTTGAGGCTTATCGGGTAGATTTTATGGAGTATCCTTCATTAGACGATTTAGTGGCAAAAGGATATTTAAAAGAGCAGGGAACGACTTGCCCAAATAAGGAAAAGATCGTGATTACCACTAAAGGAGAAGTGCAATTAGCAAAAAAATCCTCTACAGCAGAGGTTGATGGACAATGA
- the comGB gene encoding competence type IV pilus assembly protein ComGB, translating into MLQLRAFIDKLQLDYKRTTKWRLKEQAQFIRRLSVLIQEGYLFAQAVSMLLPHHVKNYEEVQQFVDEALKQGKGVIGVFETLQLAKHYLVAISIAEHNGHIVKALDGVAKQMTLSQETKKKLMKLLLYPVVLIVFLLLLFLLFRTFFFPNIEAMVTSRNDYGTEEQSSIAVSKLLLHVPDVFIVVLFVLTLGSIIFQRMLKRLPVARQLQIMLKIPIMNSYFRLTITKQFAAYLGSLLHSGFSLQASLQILERQRYQPNVRFLASRIKERVTFGDTLTQAVTLLPVWQNDFATFVEHGERSGYLGKELVLYSELLLEKQELLLQRLLAFVQPTFFVFIALCIVAAYVSLLLPIYHMIELI; encoded by the coding sequence ATGCTGCAGCTCAGAGCGTTTATTGACAAACTACAACTGGATTATAAAAGAACAACAAAGTGGCGATTAAAAGAACAAGCACAATTTATTAGGCGTTTAAGTGTCTTAATACAGGAAGGCTATTTGTTTGCACAAGCGGTGTCGATGCTGCTGCCACACCATGTGAAAAACTATGAGGAGGTTCAACAATTTGTAGATGAAGCACTTAAACAAGGAAAAGGTGTTATAGGTGTATTTGAAACTTTACAATTAGCCAAGCATTATTTGGTAGCCATTTCAATTGCTGAACATAATGGACATATAGTTAAAGCATTAGATGGTGTGGCCAAGCAAATGACGTTGAGCCAAGAGACTAAGAAAAAACTAATGAAGTTACTTTTGTATCCAGTAGTATTGATTGTATTTTTATTGTTGTTGTTCCTGTTATTTCGTACGTTTTTCTTTCCTAATATTGAAGCAATGGTGACAAGTCGCAATGATTATGGAACAGAGGAACAGTCGTCTATTGCCGTATCTAAATTATTATTACATGTTCCAGACGTATTTATCGTAGTCCTTTTTGTTTTGACTTTAGGTAGCATCATTTTTCAGCGTATGCTAAAAAGGTTACCTGTTGCCAGACAGCTCCAAATAATGTTAAAAATACCTATTATGAATAGCTATTTTCGCTTAACCATTACAAAACAATTTGCTGCTTATTTGGGTAGCTTGCTGCATAGTGGTTTTTCCTTACAAGCAAGCTTGCAGATTTTAGAGCGACAACGGTACCAACCGAATGTACGCTTTTTAGCTAGTCGCATAAAGGAAAGGGTTACTTTTGGAGATACGTTAACACAGGCAGTTACTTTACTTCCAGTGTGGCAAAACGATTTTGCTACGTTTGTAGAGCATGGGGAGCGAAGCGGTTACTTAGGGAAGGAATTAGTATTGTATAGTGAATTATTGTTAGAAAAGCAAGAACTCCTGTTGCAAAGATTGCTTGCATTTGTACAACCAACGTTTTTTGTTTTTATTGCTTTATGTATTGTTGCGGCCTATGTCAGTTTATTGTTACCGATTTATCACATGATTGAACTTATATAG
- the comGA gene encoding competence type IV pilus ATPase ComGA — translation MQTFESVVEQKSEHLLVKAYHFGASDLLLIPQENRYIIYFRKYDKLLTAGELPTELAERIVSYYKFLAALDISERRKPQSGSFQKIVEQNRFALRVSTLPSAYLKESLIIRLLLQNHAFPLTSLSYSKCAADKLTKLVDNQQGILLFCGATGTGKTTSLYSLIHHCSSELQRHVISLEDPVENQQVSLLQIQVNERAGITYAAGLKAILRHSPDVIMIGEIRDQETAKIAIEAALTGHLVLSTIHAKDSVSCLYRLLDLGVSPEELRQTVIAIVAQMLLHIPQQQEERRALFEILCDRDLDHAIQALIQKSHYAMPYRLTLAGQKEEIMRQQYAAAQSVY, via the coding sequence ATGCAAACTTTTGAATCTGTTGTAGAACAAAAGAGTGAGCATCTTTTAGTGAAAGCCTATCATTTTGGTGCTTCGGATTTATTACTTATACCGCAAGAAAATCGGTATATAATCTATTTTCGAAAATATGATAAGTTACTGACTGCAGGAGAGCTCCCCACAGAACTCGCCGAGCGTATCGTGTCCTATTATAAATTTTTAGCAGCATTAGATATTAGTGAGCGGCGTAAACCACAAAGCGGCTCTTTTCAGAAAATAGTGGAGCAAAATCGTTTTGCTTTACGCGTTTCCACACTTCCTTCTGCTTATTTAAAAGAAAGCCTGATTATACGGCTTCTACTTCAAAACCACGCATTTCCACTTACATCCTTAAGCTATTCCAAATGTGCAGCTGATAAGTTAACAAAGCTAGTGGACAATCAACAAGGCATTTTATTGTTTTGCGGCGCAACGGGCACTGGTAAAACAACATCTTTGTACTCTTTAATACACCATTGTTCTAGCGAGCTTCAACGCCATGTTATTTCATTAGAAGATCCTGTAGAAAATCAACAAGTCAGTCTTCTTCAAATTCAAGTAAATGAACGAGCTGGCATTACTTATGCGGCGGGCTTAAAAGCGATTTTGCGGCATTCGCCAGACGTGATTATGATCGGTGAAATACGTGATCAAGAAACAGCTAAAATTGCTATCGAGGCAGCTCTTACAGGTCATTTAGTGCTGTCAACTATTCACGCTAAGGATTCAGTAAGTTGTCTCTATCGTCTTTTAGATTTAGGGGTGTCACCAGAAGAGCTTCGTCAAACAGTAATTGCTATTGTGGCACAAATGTTACTACACATTCCGCAACAGCAAGAGGAAAGACGAGCATTATTTGAAATATTATGTGATCGCGACCTTGATCATGCCATTCAAGCTTTGATACAAAAATCGCATTATGCAATGCCTTATCGTCTTACGTTGGCTGGTCAAAAAGAAGAAATTATGAGGCAACAATATGCTGCAGCTCAGAGCGTTTATTGA
- a CDS encoding helix-turn-helix domain-containing protein, with the protein MIHPLKITSTLADETRYSIYEYILKEKKTVTVQNIADKFSIHPNVARLHLTKLSEINIITADFAKTGKGGRPGRVYKASEKGVSLTFPRRDEERLLKWTIQLVQELGPSALTKCQEISYQDGYQQMKNYVNAELKLNNMLTFEQKLQLLTDNAALIGYTPQIQQTEKGKKVIFSIFNCPFQEQLDTHSDIVCTLHESYLKGQLNALFSNNEFIQIESMVHNCDLCKYEINVTEIDS; encoded by the coding sequence ATGATCCATCCATTAAAAATTACTAGTACTTTAGCCGACGAAACGAGGTACTCCATTTATGAGTATATTTTAAAAGAGAAAAAAACGGTAACAGTACAAAATATTGCTGATAAATTCAGCATCCATCCAAATGTTGCACGCCTTCACTTAACCAAGCTCTCAGAAATTAATATTATTACTGCAGATTTCGCAAAAACCGGTAAAGGTGGACGACCTGGTCGTGTTTATAAGGCATCTGAAAAAGGTGTTTCACTAACATTCCCTAGACGTGATGAAGAGCGCTTATTAAAATGGACGATCCAATTAGTACAAGAGTTAGGACCATCTGCTTTAACTAAATGTCAGGAAATTAGTTATCAAGATGGCTATCAACAAATGAAAAATTATGTAAATGCTGAATTAAAACTAAATAACATGCTAACCTTCGAACAAAAGCTTCAGCTATTAACAGACAATGCTGCATTAATTGGCTATACTCCACAAATACAGCAAACGGAAAAAGGGAAAAAAGTGATTTTCTCCATTTTTAATTGCCCATTCCAAGAGCAGCTTGATACCCACTCGGACATCGTTTGTACTTTACACGAATCTTACTTAAAAGGACAATTAAATGCATTATTCTCTAATAATGAATTTATCCAAATCGAAAGCATGGTACATAACTGCGATTTATGCAAATATGAAATAAACGTGACAGAAATCGATAGCTAA
- a CDS encoding DUF2626 family protein, producing MDNMYKVMAFWTGIFAVMFYLGGMNEVSLLFVGNTGLFLLLGFLNLSERMYMYIFGAYLTVFFAGFTYYTTFIHVPGGGH from the coding sequence ATGGATAATATGTATAAAGTTATGGCATTCTGGACAGGTATTTTTGCAGTTATGTTCTACCTTGGTGGTATGAACGAGGTATCGCTATTATTCGTAGGTAATACAGGTTTATTCTTATTATTAGGCTTCTTGAACCTTTCAGAACGTATGTACATGTACATTTTCGGAGCATATTTAACTGTATTCTTCGCTGGCTTCACGTACTATACAACATTCATTCACGTACCTGGTGGCGGTCATTAA
- a CDS encoding MBL fold metallo-hydrolase, with protein sequence MMNVRSYSLGPIQTNCYIVSNKEKECLIFDPGEEATKIIKAIRSNGLKPLAIFLTHAHFDHIGAVDEVKEAFQIPVWIHEKEVSWLDDPMKNGSGKYASLPDYKVAAPAKEHIIKKEQLFEISNFVFNAVFTPGHSPGSISYIFEQDGFAIVGDTLFEQSIGRTDLLGGSTKLLLASIHDKLLSLPEDTIVYPGHGNYTTISTEMETNPFLNGF encoded by the coding sequence ATGATGAACGTACGAAGCTATTCCCTTGGACCAATCCAAACGAATTGTTATATCGTATCGAATAAAGAGAAAGAATGTTTAATATTTGACCCAGGTGAAGAAGCGACAAAAATTATAAAGGCAATTCGCAGCAATGGATTGAAGCCATTAGCCATTTTTTTAACACACGCCCATTTTGATCATATTGGTGCAGTGGATGAAGTCAAAGAAGCATTTCAAATCCCAGTGTGGATTCATGAAAAAGAGGTTAGCTGGCTAGATGACCCGATGAAAAATGGTTCTGGTAAATATGCTTCTTTACCAGATTATAAGGTGGCTGCTCCTGCTAAAGAACATATTATTAAGAAAGAGCAACTTTTTGAAATAAGTAATTTTGTATTTAATGCCGTATTTACTCCTGGCCATTCACCTGGTAGTATTTCATATATTTTTGAACAAGATGGTTTTGCCATCGTTGGAGATACATTATTCGAACAAAGTATAGGACGTACAGATTTACTTGGAGGATCAACAAAACTATTACTTGCATCCATTCATGACAAACTACTATCGTTACCTGAAGATACCATTGTTTACCCAGGTCATGGCAATTACACAACAATTAGTACAGAAATGGAAACGAATCCTTTCCTAAATGGCTTTTAA
- a CDS encoding DUF2759 domain-containing protein: MNLLMVIFGLVAILAVVGTFQAIKEKNLLSIVFNLASAGVFGWFVIMTIVHSGYPPALH, translated from the coding sequence ATGAACTTATTAATGGTTATTTTTGGTCTAGTAGCGATTTTAGCTGTCGTTGGTACATTCCAAGCAATTAAAGAAAAAAACTTACTAAGCATTGTTTTCAACTTAGCAAGTGCTGGGGTATTTGGTTGGTTCGTCATCATGACAATCGTTCATAGTGGATATCCTCCAGCGTTACACTAA